One Panicum virgatum strain AP13 chromosome 3N, P.virgatum_v5, whole genome shotgun sequence DNA segment encodes these proteins:
- the LOC120663531 gene encoding protein STRICTOSIDINE SYNTHASE-LIKE 10-like isoform X2, with the protein MRTEVLLLAVLVAAAALLSSLDSRSDVRLLEIGDGDLELVPLDGAAGPESIIFDKGGEGPFTGVSDGRVLRWRPEERRWEEHSCSAPELLDSCRGSQDPGREHECGRPLGLKFHSETGELYVADAYHGLRVVGLEENVSRPLLPSEWQGSRPFSFANGIEIDYETGAIYFTETSTRFRRREFLNIVISGDTTGRLLKYDPKSNEVEVLVDGLAFANGLAMSTDDNYLLLAETTTGKILRYWIKTPKASTLEEVVQLPWFPDNIKMSPRGGFWVGLHAKRGKIAEWSISYPWLRRLILKLPMRHVQRASWLLNQLGRQVIALRLNEDGKTMEAISVHGAIQKIFKSVSEVEERDGSLWIGSVMAPFLGIYKL; encoded by the exons ATGCGGACGgaggtgctgctgctggccgtgctcgtcgcggccgcggccctcctGTCGTCGCTCGACTCGCGCAGCGACGTGCGGCTGCTGGAGATAGGGGACGGCGACCTCGAGCTGGTCCCGCTCGACGGCGCCGCGGGGCCGGAGAGCATCATCTTCGACAAGGGCGGCGAGGGGCCGTTCACGGGCGTGTCGGACGGGAGAGTCCTCAGGTGGCGcccggaggagcggcggtgggAGGAGCACTCCTGCTCGGCGCCGGAGCT GTTGGACAGCTGCAGAGGCTCGCAGGACCCGGGCCGGGAGCACGAGTGCGGGCGTCCACTGGGCCTCAAGTTCCACAGCGAGACAGGCGAGCTGTACGTCGCGGACGCATACCATGGGCTGAGAGTGGTTGGCCTGGAGGAGAACGTGTCCAGGCCGCTGCTACCGTCGGAGTGGCAAGGGAGCCGCCCGTTCAGCTTCGCCAACGGCATCGAGATCGACTACGAAACCGGAGCCATCTACTTCACCGAGACCAGCACCAGGTTTCGGAGAAG GGAGTTTTTGAACattgttatatccggtgacacCACTGGTAGGTTGTTGAAATATGACCCAAAGAGCAATGAAGTGGAAGTCTTGGTTGATGGTCTAGCTTTTGCCAATGGCTTGGCTATGAGTACGGATGACAATTACTTGCTCCTTGCAGAAACCACAACGGGCAAAATTCTAAGGTACTGGATCAAGACACCAAAAGCTTCAACACTTGAAGAAGTTGTCCAGCTACCTTGGTTTCCGGATAACATCAAGATGAGCCCTAGAGGAGGGTTCTGGGTTGGCCTCCATGCGAAGAGAGGGAAGATCGCCGAGTGGTCGATTTCTTACCCTTGGCTAAGGCGATTGATACTAAAGTTGCCGATGCGACATGTCCAACGTGCCTCCTGGCTCTTGAATCAGCTTGGTCGTCAGGTTATAGCGTTGAGGTTGAATGAGGATGGGAAAACAATGGAGGCAATTAGTGTTCACGGTGCTATCCAAAAGATTTTCAAGTCGGTTAGCGAGGTGGAAGAAAGGGATGGAAGCCTATGGATAGGTTCTGTTATGGCCCCATTTCTTGGAATATACAAGTTGTAG
- the LOC120663532 gene encoding 2-isopropylmalate synthase A-like codes for MASSILSSSAKPCYSATKTPAPIANRLPPPAPATTRAAAPRFAHDLSAVAVRASPSARRLRALAYPVRASQQQPPRRRPEYVPNRIDDPNYVRIFDTTLRDGEQSPGATMTSAEKLVVARQLARLGVDIIEAGFPASSPDDLDAVRSIAIEVGNAPVGEDGHVPVICGLSRCNKKDIDAAWEAVRHARRPRIHTFIATSEIHMQHKLRKTPEQVVAIAREMVAYARSLGCSDVEFSPEDAGRSNREFLYHILGEVIKAGATTLNIPDTVGYNLPYEFGNLIADIKANTPGIENAIISTHCQNDLGLATANTLAGARAGARQLEVTINGIGERAGNASLEEVVMAIKCRPELLDGLYTGINSQHITLTSKMVQEHSGLHVQPHKAIVGANAFAHESGIHQDGMLKYKGTYEIISPDDIGLTRANEFGIVLGKLSGRHAVRSKLVELGYEISDKEFEDFFKRYKEVAEKKKRVTDEDIEALLSDEIFQPKVIWSLADVQATCGTLGLSTATVKLIGPDGEEKIACSVGTGPVDAAYKAVDQIIQIPTVLREYGMTSVTEGIDAIATTRVVVTGDVSNNSKHALTGHSFNRSFSGSGASMDVVVSSVRAYLSALNKMCSFAGAVKATAVSESTRVQSKE; via the exons ATGgcctcctccatcctctcctcctccgctAAACCCTGCTACTCCGCCACCAAAACCCCCGCTCCCATCGCCAACCGCTTGCCACCCCCTGCCCCAGCCacaacccgcgccgccgccccccgatTCGCCCATGACctctccgccgtcgccgtcagAGCGAGCCccagcgcgcgccgcctccgcgcgctgGCCTACCCCGTCCGGGCGtctcagcagcagccgccgcggcggcggcccgagtaCGTCCCCAACCGCATCGACGACCCCAACTACGTCCGCATCTTCGACACCACGCTCCGCGACGGCGAGCAGTCCCCCGGCGCTACCATGACCAGCGCCGAGAAGCTCGTCGTGGCCCGCCAGCTCGCCCGCCTCGGCGTCGACATCATCGAGGCCGGCTTCCCGGCCTCCTCCCCCGACGACCTCGACGCCGTGCGCTCCATCGCCATCGAGGTCGGGAACGCGCCCGTCGGGGAGGACGGCCACGTGCCCGTCATCTGCGGCCTCTCGCGGTGCAACAAGAAGGACATCGACGCCGCATGGGAGGCCGTCAGGCACGCGCGCCGGCCGAGGATTCACACCTTCATCGCCACCAGCGAGATCCACATGCAGCACAAGCTCAGGAAGACGCCCGAGCAGGTGGTGGCCATTGCCAGGGAGATGGTGGCGTACGCCCGCAGCCTGGGATGCTCTGATGTCGAATTCAGCCCTGAGGATGCTGGAAG GTCGAATAGAGAGTTTCTGTATCATATATTAGGGGAGGTCATAAAAGCTGGAGCTACAACTCTGAATATCCCAGACACTGTTGGATACAACCTTCCATATGAATTTGGGAACTTAATTGCTGACATAAAGGCAAACACTCCTGGAATTGAAAATGCTATCATTTCCACCCATTGCCAGAATGACCTTGGTCTTGCAACCGCAAACACATTAGCG GGTGCTCGTGCAGGAGCACGTCAGTTAGAGGTGACTATTAATGGTATTGGTGAAAGAGCCGGAAATGCTTCTTTGGAGGAG GTTGTCATGGCAATTAAATGTCGTCCGGAACTCTTAGATGGTCTATATACTGGAATCAATTCCCAACATATTACTTTGACGAGCAAAATG GTACAAGAGCACAGTGGACTTCACGTACAACCACACAAAGCTATTGTTGGTGCCAATGCCTTTGCTCATGAAAGTGGAATTCATCAG gATGGGATGCTTAAATATAAAGGAACTTATGAAATAATATCACCTGACGATATTGGTTTAACACGTGCAAATGAATTTGGTATTGTTCTCGGGAAACTCAG TGGAAGGCATGCTGTGAGATCTAAGCTAGTGGAG CTTGGATATGAAATCAGTGACAAGGAATTCGAGGACTTCTTTAAACGCTACAAAGAGGTTGCAGAGAAGAAAAAG CGTGTAACTGATGAGGACATAGAAGCATTATTGTCAGATGAGATATTCCAGCCTAAAGTTATTTGGTCCCTTGCTGATGTACAG GCAACATGTGGAACACTTGGTTTGTCTACAGCAACTGTGAAACTGATAGGACCAGATGGCGAGGAGAAAATAGCATGTTCTGTTGGAACAGGTCCGGTCGATGCAGCTTATAAAGCTGTTGACCAAATTATCCAG ATTCCAACTGTTCTTCGAGAATATGGTATGACCTCAGTCACAGAAGGCATTGACGCAATCGCAACAACTCGAGTGGTTGTCACTGGAGACGTGAGCAACAACTCCAAGCATGCCTTGACTGGTCACTCCTTCAATCGCTCCTTCAG TGGGAGTGGGGCATCAATGGACGTTGTTGTGTCCAGCGTCAGAGCTTACCTGAGTGCCCTGAACAAGATGTGCAGTTTTGCTGGTGCGGTAAAAGCCACAGCAGTATCTGAGAGCACACGTGTTCAAAGCAAAGAGTGA
- the LOC120663531 gene encoding protein STRICTOSIDINE SYNTHASE-LIKE 10-like isoform X4: MRTEVLLLAVLVAAAALLSSLDSRSDVRLLEIGDGDLELVPLDGAAGPESIIFDKGGEGPFTGVSDGRVLRWRPEERRWEEHSCSAPELLDSCRGSQDPGREHECGRPLGLKFHSETGELYVADAYHGLRVVGLEENVSRPLLPSEWQGSRPFSFANGIEIDYETGAIYFTETSTRFRRREFLNIVISGDTTETTTGKILRYWIKTPKASTLEEVVQLPWFPDNIKMSPRGGFWVGLHAKRGKIAEWSISYPWLRRLILKLPMRHVQRASWLLNQLGRQVIALRLNEDGKTMEAISVHGAIQKIFKSVSEVEERDGSLWIGSVMAPFLGIYKL; this comes from the exons ATGCGGACGgaggtgctgctgctggccgtgctcgtcgcggccgcggccctcctGTCGTCGCTCGACTCGCGCAGCGACGTGCGGCTGCTGGAGATAGGGGACGGCGACCTCGAGCTGGTCCCGCTCGACGGCGCCGCGGGGCCGGAGAGCATCATCTTCGACAAGGGCGGCGAGGGGCCGTTCACGGGCGTGTCGGACGGGAGAGTCCTCAGGTGGCGcccggaggagcggcggtgggAGGAGCACTCCTGCTCGGCGCCGGAGCT GTTGGACAGCTGCAGAGGCTCGCAGGACCCGGGCCGGGAGCACGAGTGCGGGCGTCCACTGGGCCTCAAGTTCCACAGCGAGACAGGCGAGCTGTACGTCGCGGACGCATACCATGGGCTGAGAGTGGTTGGCCTGGAGGAGAACGTGTCCAGGCCGCTGCTACCGTCGGAGTGGCAAGGGAGCCGCCCGTTCAGCTTCGCCAACGGCATCGAGATCGACTACGAAACCGGAGCCATCTACTTCACCGAGACCAGCACCAGGTTTCGGAGAAG GGAGTTTTTGAACattgttatatccggtgacacCACTG AAACCACAACGGGCAAAATTCTAAGGTACTGGATCAAGACACCAAAAGCTTCAACACTTGAAGAAGTTGTCCAGCTACCTTGGTTTCCGGATAACATCAAGATGAGCCCTAGAGGAGGGTTCTGGGTTGGCCTCCATGCGAAGAGAGGGAAGATCGCCGAGTGGTCGATTTCTTACCCTTGGCTAAGGCGATTGATACTAAAGTTGCCGATGCGACATGTCCAACGTGCCTCCTGGCTCTTGAATCAGCTTGGTCGTCAGGTTATAGCGTTGAGGTTGAATGAGGATGGGAAAACAATGGAGGCAATTAGTGTTCACGGTGCTATCCAAAAGATTTTCAAGTCGGTTAGCGAGGTGGAAGAAAGGGATGGAAGCCTATGGATAGGTTCTGTTATGGCCCCATTTCTTGGAATATACAAGTTGTAG